A window of Cryptomeria japonica chromosome 3, Sugi_1.0, whole genome shotgun sequence contains these coding sequences:
- the LOC131038756 gene encoding FCS-Like Zinc finger 13-like yields the protein MAVKRTHSKILFMFDNPSENSSVLKYLRVLIGFKSIKYGGNPKATEGCLSPASPMDLKGFSRYSSGVGLGVLAVLDDNNNNEQSQAMPIVSVKLPSWSKSGRGEENGGRLIRCKEMVFEDSGPSALSSLEPADFLYACYLCRQKLSHQKDIFMYRGDKAFCSEECRHQQIASDERKEQRPSPSCSSSCSPIFTITPMPAALY from the exons ATGGCAGTCAAGAGAACACACAGTAAGATTCTTTTCATGTTTGACAACCCCTCTGAAAACAGTTCAGTCCTCAAATATTTACGTGTGCTAATTGGATTTAAATCCATTAAATATGGCGGAAACCCTAAAGCAACAGAAGGATGTTTAAGCCCAGCTTCTCCCATGGATTTGAAAGGTTTTAGCAGATATTCGTCAGGCGTAGGCCTTGGAGTTCTCGCAGTTCTTGATGATAATAACAACAATGAGCAAAGCCAGGCCATGCCTATCGTCTCTGTAAAACTGCCCTCTTGGAGTAAATCGGGTAGAGGAGAGGAGAATGGTGGAAGATTAATCAGATGTAAAGAGATGGTTTTTGAAGATTCTGGGCCCTCAGCTTTATCCTCGTTGGAACCTGCTGATTTTCTCTACGCTTGTTATCTGTGCAGGCAAAAATTGTCCCACCAAAAGGATATATTTATGTACAG AGGTGACAAGGCATTTTGCAGCGAGGAATGCAGACACCAGCAGATTGCGAGTGATGAGAGGAAGGAGCAACGCCCATCTCCGAGTTGTTCATCATCTTGTTCGCCCATATTCACAATCACTCCCATGCCTGCTGCTTTGTACTAG